A genomic window from Nocardioides jiangxiensis includes:
- a CDS encoding FdhF/YdeP family oxidoreductase — protein sequence MTSDQREDAAPAAQVPSGNVGEDTAPGLLPVKPRQGGFGPLTTKKWSQMDYHHPAAGWGASMSVMNVLTREREMIRGTRAIFRMNQEEVGYDCPGCAWPDDQHGLKLDVCENGIKHTTWEMTPKRVDASFFARHTVSELATWTDFDLEDQGRLTEPMAYDAATDRYVPISWDDAFALIGEELRKLDSADQASFYTSGRLSNEATFLYQLFVRELGTNNLPDCSNMCHEASGRALTASIGTGKGTADLEDWEHADALFVLGVNVASNAPRMLTTLSEAFRRGAQIVHINPLHEVGATRTIVPHDFVDMAIFRTTETSTLNVQVRPGGDLALMRAVAKATFEAEAERGGVLDHAFLAQYTEGFAEYQALVEGTSWADLVMQSGLTEAQLREVAEIYIKADSSIISWCLGVTQHEHGVDTPREFVNLLALKGNLGRLGAGPSPVRGHSNVQGNRTCGIDHRPSDEFLDRLGEVCGFEPPRHHGLDTVATIEGMHDGSVKVFVGMGGNFVMAAPDTVYTAKGLAKTDLTVQVSTKLNRSHLVHGKKALILPCLGRTERDEQKAGLQSVSVEDAMSMVHLSKGSRKPASKHLLSEPAIIAGMAKATLVDSPSPWDEFVADYDRIRDVMAGIFPGFENFNQVVRQTNGFRIAQPARERTFLTPSGRMEFSHAPLPNVIPADSETLVLQTMRSHDQWNTTIYSSNDRYRGVKNLRELILMNAEDMKARGLEQGDLVDITSTSKDGSQRHLKSYRALEYNLPRGSAAGYMPEMNVLIGIADYSTQSDQPLMKNVQVTVTRA from the coding sequence GTGACCAGCGACCAGCGCGAAGACGCCGCCCCCGCAGCCCAGGTCCCCTCCGGCAACGTCGGCGAGGACACCGCCCCCGGCCTCCTGCCGGTGAAGCCGCGGCAGGGCGGCTTCGGTCCGCTGACCACCAAGAAGTGGTCGCAGATGGACTACCACCACCCGGCTGCCGGGTGGGGCGCCTCGATGTCGGTCATGAACGTGCTCACCCGCGAGCGCGAGATGATCCGCGGCACCCGCGCCATCTTCAGGATGAACCAGGAAGAGGTCGGGTACGACTGCCCCGGCTGTGCCTGGCCCGACGACCAGCACGGCCTCAAGCTGGACGTCTGCGAGAACGGCATCAAGCACACCACGTGGGAGATGACCCCCAAGCGCGTCGACGCGAGCTTCTTCGCCCGCCACACCGTCAGCGAGCTGGCCACGTGGACCGACTTCGACCTCGAGGACCAGGGCCGCCTCACCGAGCCGATGGCGTACGACGCCGCGACCGACCGCTACGTCCCGATCAGCTGGGACGACGCCTTCGCGCTGATCGGCGAGGAGCTGCGCAAGCTCGACAGCGCCGACCAGGCGTCGTTCTACACCTCGGGCCGACTCAGCAACGAGGCCACGTTCCTCTATCAGCTGTTCGTCCGTGAGCTCGGCACCAACAACCTGCCCGACTGTTCCAACATGTGCCACGAGGCGTCCGGCCGTGCGCTGACCGCGTCGATCGGCACCGGCAAGGGCACCGCCGACCTGGAGGACTGGGAGCACGCCGACGCCCTCTTCGTGCTCGGCGTCAACGTCGCCTCCAACGCGCCACGCATGCTCACGACGCTCTCCGAGGCGTTCCGCCGCGGTGCGCAGATCGTGCACATCAACCCGCTCCACGAGGTCGGTGCGACCCGCACCATCGTCCCGCACGACTTCGTCGACATGGCGATCTTCCGCACGACCGAGACCAGCACCCTCAACGTGCAGGTCCGCCCCGGTGGCGACCTCGCGCTGATGCGTGCGGTGGCCAAGGCGACCTTCGAGGCCGAGGCCGAGCGCGGCGGCGTCCTGGACCATGCGTTCCTGGCGCAGTACACCGAGGGCTTCGCGGAGTACCAGGCGCTGGTCGAGGGCACGTCCTGGGCCGACCTCGTCATGCAGAGCGGCCTCACCGAGGCGCAGCTGCGCGAGGTGGCCGAGATCTACATCAAGGCCGACAGCTCGATCATCAGCTGGTGCCTCGGCGTGACGCAGCACGAGCACGGCGTCGACACCCCGCGCGAGTTCGTCAACCTGCTCGCGCTCAAGGGCAACCTCGGCCGTTTGGGTGCCGGCCCGTCGCCGGTCCGTGGCCACAGCAACGTGCAGGGCAACCGCACGTGCGGCATCGACCACCGACCCTCGGACGAGTTCCTCGACCGCCTCGGCGAGGTGTGCGGCTTCGAGCCGCCGCGTCACCACGGCCTCGACACGGTGGCCACCATCGAGGGCATGCACGACGGCAGCGTCAAGGTCTTCGTCGGCATGGGCGGCAACTTCGTGATGGCCGCCCCCGACACGGTCTACACGGCCAAGGGCCTGGCCAAGACCGACCTGACCGTGCAGGTCAGCACCAAGCTCAACCGCAGCCACCTGGTGCACGGCAAGAAGGCGCTGATCCTGCCCTGCCTGGGCCGCACCGAGCGTGACGAGCAGAAGGCGGGCCTCCAGTCGGTCTCCGTCGAGGACGCGATGAGCATGGTGCACCTGTCGAAGGGTTCCCGGAAGCCTGCCTCGAAGCACCTGCTCTCGGAGCCGGCGATCATCGCCGGGATGGCGAAGGCCACCCTGGTCGACTCGCCCAGCCCGTGGGACGAGTTCGTCGCGGACTACGACCGGATCCGCGACGTCATGGCCGGGATCTTCCCGGGCTTCGAGAACTTCAACCAGGTGGTCCGGCAGACCAACGGCTTCCGGATCGCCCAGCCGGCCCGCGAACGGACCTTCCTCACCCCGTCGGGGCGGATGGAGTTCTCGCACGCGCCGCTGCCGAACGTCATTCCGGCCGACAGCGAGACCCTCGTCCTGCAGACGATGCGCTCGCACGACCAGTGGAACACCACGATCTACTCCAGCAACGACCGCTACCGCGGCGTGAAGAACCTCCGTGAGCTGATCCTCATGAACGCCGAGGACATGAAGGCCCGGGGCCTCGAGCAGGGCGACCTCGTCGACATCACCTCGACGTCGAAGGACGGCTCGCAGCGCCACCTCAAGAGCTACCGGGCGCTCGAGTACAACCTGCCCCGGGGCAGCGCGGCCGGCTACATGCCGGAGATGAACGTCCTGATCGGCATCGCCGACTACAGCACGCAGAGCGACCAGCCGCTGATGAAGAACGTCCAGGTGACAGTGACGCGTGCCTGA
- the fdhD gene encoding formate dehydrogenase accessory sulfurtransferase FdhD: MGRVTARRSVVTYDAETRRQRPDSLAVEEPMEIRVNGEQFAVTMRTPGSDFELAQGFLLSEGVVSRRDQIAAIRYCAGKNDDDENTFNVLDVAVRGGNLAALDAMKRQTYTTSSCGICGKASLEAVATTTSFSPAADRTAFAREVVASLPDRLREAQRVFDVTGGLHAAGLFTAHGDALVVREDVGRHNAVDKVLGWALEHDRLPMTGIALCVSGRASFELAQKATMAGIPLLVAVSAPSSLAVSLAEEVGLTIAGFVRGTSMNVYAHADRIRD; the protein is encoded by the coding sequence GTGGGACGTGTGACCGCGCGCCGTTCCGTCGTGACCTACGACGCCGAGACCCGACGCCAGCGCCCCGACAGCCTGGCCGTCGAGGAGCCGATGGAGATCCGCGTCAACGGCGAGCAGTTCGCCGTGACGATGCGGACCCCGGGTTCGGACTTCGAGCTGGCACAGGGGTTCCTGCTCAGCGAGGGCGTCGTCTCCCGCCGCGACCAGATCGCCGCGATCCGCTACTGCGCGGGCAAGAACGACGACGACGAGAACACCTTCAACGTCCTCGACGTCGCCGTGCGCGGTGGCAACCTCGCGGCCCTCGACGCGATGAAGCGGCAGACCTACACGACCTCCTCGTGCGGCATCTGCGGCAAGGCCTCGCTCGAGGCGGTCGCGACCACCACCAGCTTCAGCCCGGCGGCCGACCGCACGGCGTTCGCCCGGGAGGTCGTCGCCTCACTGCCGGACCGGCTCCGGGAGGCGCAGCGGGTCTTCGACGTCACCGGCGGCCTCCACGCTGCGGGTCTGTTCACGGCCCACGGCGACGCCCTCGTCGTCCGCGAGGACGTGGGGCGGCACAACGCGGTCGACAAGGTGCTCGGCTGGGCCCTGGAGCACGACCGCCTCCCCATGACCGGCATCGCGCTCTGCGTCAGCGGGCGTGCGTCGTTCGAGCTCGCGCAGAAGGCGACCATGGCCGGCATCCCGCTGCTCGTCGCCGTCTCTGCACCGTCCTCGCTGGCGGTCTCGCTCGCCGAGGAGGTCGGGCTGACGATCGCCGGCTTCGTCCGCGGGACGTCGATGAACGTCTACGCGCACGCGGACCGGATCAGGGACTGA
- a CDS encoding PucR family transcriptional regulator, with amino-acid sequence MRRDDTVDALVEAFITAESQPAALDTWVERIAGPTLSELPAIAGDAVLADSLQTSVRAHWLAFLAALREPAREVQLVQAAADFAADMALRGRPLTELFQTYRVAQKAVWDYLTTAARAFSGDNRDEAGFLVFVWNRASDWLNASIEASVEIFQDEQDRLRQGAAAQALVTVRGILDGSAGTAADPRELSTALGGYPLSSRHTAVILRAETPERVSELRDAALHLARSVGSRNPLLVSPGGRDLWCWLATSNAPERETLLVAAARFGERGIRSAAGTALPGVDGFRLSHTEAQEAMRISLRSPHTRPITLFADVEILSLISSAGVAADRFVQRTLGELARDTDANARLRETLQALLTTGSVDAAARLLTVHKNTVRYRVAQAEALLGAPLASGRAEVELALRYLDAFGVTR; translated from the coding sequence ATGCGCAGAGACGACACCGTCGACGCACTCGTCGAGGCCTTCATCACCGCCGAGAGCCAGCCGGCGGCTCTGGACACCTGGGTCGAGCGGATCGCCGGTCCGACCCTCAGCGAGCTCCCCGCCATCGCCGGCGACGCGGTCCTGGCCGACAGCCTGCAGACCTCGGTGCGAGCCCACTGGCTGGCGTTCCTGGCCGCGCTGCGTGAGCCGGCCCGCGAGGTGCAGCTCGTGCAGGCAGCGGCCGACTTCGCCGCCGACATGGCGCTGCGAGGTCGCCCGCTCACCGAGCTCTTCCAGACCTACCGGGTGGCCCAGAAGGCGGTGTGGGACTACCTCACCACGGCTGCCCGCGCCTTCTCCGGCGACAACCGCGACGAAGCCGGCTTCCTCGTCTTCGTCTGGAACCGGGCGAGCGACTGGCTCAACGCCTCGATCGAGGCCTCGGTCGAGATCTTCCAGGACGAACAGGACCGCCTGCGGCAGGGCGCCGCAGCGCAGGCTCTCGTCACGGTGCGGGGCATCCTCGACGGCTCGGCGGGCACGGCCGCCGACCCCCGCGAGCTCTCCACCGCACTCGGCGGCTACCCGCTGTCCTCACGGCACACCGCCGTGATCCTGCGCGCGGAGACTCCCGAGCGCGTGAGCGAGCTGCGCGACGCCGCGCTGCACCTCGCTCGCAGCGTCGGCAGCCGCAACCCGTTGCTGGTCAGCCCTGGCGGACGGGACCTGTGGTGCTGGCTCGCCACCAGCAACGCGCCCGAGCGCGAGACGCTGCTCGTCGCCGCGGCGCGCTTCGGCGAGCGCGGCATCCGCTCCGCCGCGGGCACCGCGCTGCCCGGCGTGGACGGCTTCCGGCTCAGCCACACCGAGGCCCAGGAGGCGATGCGGATCTCGCTGCGTTCCCCCCACACGCGGCCGATCACGCTCTTCGCGGACGTCGAGATCCTGTCGCTCATCTCCAGCGCCGGGGTCGCGGCCGACCGCTTCGTGCAGCGCACGCTCGGCGAGCTGGCCCGGGACACGGACGCCAACGCGCGCCTGCGCGAGACGCTCCAGGCCCTGCTGACGACGGGCAGCGTGGACGCAGCGGCACGTCTCCTGACCGTGCACAAGAACACCGTGCGCTACCGCGTGGCACAGGCCGAGGCACTGCTCGGTGCACCGCTCGCGTCCGGGCGGGCCGAGGTCGAGCTGGCGCTGCGTTACCTCGACGCCTTCGGTGTCACCCGCTGA
- a CDS encoding NAD(P)/FAD-dependent oxidoreductase, with protein sequence MSTREPGVRRLVIVGASLAGLRAAESARRTGWDGEIVLVGAEDHLPYDRPPLSKAQLDHRTGDDLVPLRSRDELDGLGVTTLLGTPATGLDTDGRRVLLGDTAVAYDALVIATGATPYRLPGADGIAGVTGLRTHSDAVAVRRALDAGARTVVIGAGFIGSEIASAARKRGLPATIVERLEVPLSRSLGPEPGAICADLHRDAGTDLRLGVGVSGLESTGGRVTGVVLDDGTTVPADLVVVGIGVRPATGWLEDSPVALHDGDRGVLCTASLATSVPGIWAAGDVAHFPNVRFGGDLMRLEHWTNAAEQGALAARNALAGTGEEIAFLDTIPYFWSDWYGHRLQFVGTPRADEVVTVGPHGPGAIVLYRRGTQLAGVLTIDRPRDIMKFRRLVMEPGSWDEALFQAADRVTASA encoded by the coding sequence GTGAGCACCCGGGAGCCCGGCGTCCGTCGCCTGGTCATCGTCGGAGCCTCCCTGGCGGGGCTGCGGGCGGCCGAGTCCGCCCGCAGGACCGGCTGGGACGGCGAGATCGTGCTCGTCGGGGCGGAGGACCACCTGCCCTACGACCGGCCTCCGCTCTCGAAGGCGCAGCTCGACCACCGCACCGGCGACGACCTCGTGCCGCTCCGGTCGCGCGACGAGCTCGACGGGCTCGGGGTGACGACGCTCCTGGGGACGCCCGCGACCGGACTCGACACCGATGGCCGGCGGGTGCTGCTCGGCGACACTGCCGTCGCGTACGACGCCCTGGTGATCGCTACCGGGGCCACGCCGTACCGGCTCCCGGGGGCGGACGGCATCGCCGGCGTGACCGGCCTGCGGACGCACAGCGACGCCGTCGCCGTCCGCCGGGCGCTGGATGCCGGAGCCCGCACGGTCGTGATCGGCGCCGGGTTCATCGGCTCCGAGATCGCCTCGGCCGCGCGCAAGCGTGGGCTCCCGGCGACGATCGTCGAGCGTCTGGAGGTGCCGCTGAGCAGGTCCCTGGGCCCGGAGCCAGGTGCCATCTGCGCCGACCTGCACCGCGACGCCGGCACCGACCTGCGACTCGGTGTCGGCGTGTCGGGACTGGAGAGCACAGGCGGCCGGGTCACCGGCGTCGTGCTCGACGACGGCACGACCGTCCCCGCGGACCTGGTCGTCGTGGGCATCGGCGTCCGCCCGGCCACGGGCTGGCTCGAGGACAGCCCGGTCGCCCTCCACGACGGCGACCGCGGCGTGCTCTGCACCGCCTCGCTCGCCACCTCGGTGCCAGGCATCTGGGCGGCCGGCGACGTCGCCCACTTCCCGAACGTCCGGTTCGGAGGCGACCTCATGCGCCTCGAGCACTGGACGAACGCCGCGGAGCAAGGTGCCCTGGCAGCGCGTAACGCGTTGGCGGGCACGGGGGAGGAGATCGCCTTCCTCGACACGATCCCGTACTTCTGGTCCGACTGGTACGGCCACCGGCTGCAGTTCGTGGGCACCCCGCGCGCCGATGAGGTGGTCACGGTCGGTCCGCACGGCCCGGGCGCGATCGTCCTGTACCGCCGGGGCACCCAGCTCGCCGGTGTCCTCACCATCGACCGGCCGCGCGACATCATGAAGTTCCGCCGGCTGGTGATGGAGCCGGGCAGCTGGGACGAGGCGCTCTTCCAGGCGGCGGACCGGGTCACAGCATCCGCCTGA
- a CDS encoding ferredoxin produces the protein MRIDVDRSRCEGLGMCEAMAHEFFEVGDDGFVVVLDEAPDEGQRAFIRAAIDSCPVSALSLRD, from the coding sequence ATGCGCATCGACGTCGACCGCAGCCGCTGCGAGGGCCTGGGCATGTGCGAGGCCATGGCGCACGAGTTCTTCGAAGTGGGTGACGACGGCTTCGTCGTCGTCCTCGACGAGGCGCCGGACGAGGGGCAGCGCGCCTTCATCCGGGCGGCCATCGACTCCTGCCCGGTCTCCGCGCTGTCGCTGAGGGACTGA
- a CDS encoding fatty acid desaturase has product MSTASYGAGAVSAPAWKDKKRYLWILGLVIPVTPLIGLGLQHQTGWSGWLWLTPLMFFAVIPLLDLVAGYDDTNPPEEIIEALENDRYYRWVTYLYLPVQYAGFVLAMWYLATADLSVADKVGLAISIGVVAGVAINTAHELGHKKESHERWFSKIALAQSFYGHFYIEHNRGHHVRVATPDDPASSRMGESVYRFWPRTVLGSLTSSWHLEAKRYERKGTHPFHLGNDVLNAWLMTVVLWGGLTVWLGVGILPYLVLQGVVGFSLLEVVNYMEHYGMLRQKVGTPERQRYERVDPSHSWNSNNIATNVLLYHLQRHSDHHANPTRRYQTLRDFREAPVLPTGYTGMIVVALVPPLFRKLMDKRVVAHYGGDLRLANVHPAKREKLLRRYPVPVATAVEDLHEDSSAHTFTNEVLAARCPGCSYTYEVAAGNELEGFAAGTAWADIPDTWCCPDCGVREKVDFVPVETAGV; this is encoded by the coding sequence ATGTCCACGGCCTCGTACGGCGCAGGCGCGGTTTCCGCGCCCGCGTGGAAGGACAAGAAGCGCTACCTGTGGATCCTCGGCCTCGTCATCCCGGTGACGCCGCTCATCGGTCTGGGGCTCCAGCACCAGACCGGCTGGTCCGGCTGGCTGTGGCTGACGCCGCTGATGTTCTTCGCGGTCATCCCGCTGCTCGACCTCGTCGCCGGCTACGACGACACCAACCCGCCCGAGGAGATCATCGAGGCGCTCGAGAACGACCGCTACTACCGGTGGGTGACCTACCTCTACCTCCCCGTGCAGTACGCCGGCTTCGTCCTCGCCATGTGGTACCTCGCCACCGCGGACCTGAGCGTCGCGGACAAGGTCGGTCTGGCCATCTCCATCGGTGTCGTGGCGGGCGTCGCCATCAACACCGCCCACGAGCTGGGCCACAAGAAGGAGAGCCACGAGCGCTGGTTCTCCAAGATCGCGCTGGCGCAGTCGTTCTACGGCCACTTCTACATCGAGCACAACCGCGGCCACCACGTCCGCGTCGCCACCCCGGACGACCCGGCCTCGAGCCGCATGGGTGAGAGCGTCTACCGGTTCTGGCCGCGCACCGTCCTCGGCTCGCTGACCAGCTCGTGGCACCTCGAGGCCAAGCGCTACGAGCGCAAGGGCACGCACCCGTTCCACCTCGGCAACGACGTCCTCAACGCGTGGCTGATGACCGTCGTCCTGTGGGGTGGCCTCACCGTCTGGCTCGGCGTCGGGATCCTGCCGTACCTGGTCCTGCAGGGTGTCGTCGGCTTCTCCCTCCTCGAGGTCGTCAACTACATGGAGCACTACGGCATGCTCCGCCAGAAGGTCGGTACGCCGGAGCGCCAGCGCTACGAGCGGGTCGACCCGAGCCACAGCTGGAACTCGAACAACATCGCCACCAACGTGCTGCTCTACCACCTGCAGCGCCACAGCGACCACCACGCGAACCCGACGCGTCGCTACCAGACGCTGCGGGACTTCCGGGAGGCTCCGGTCCTGCCGACCGGCTACACCGGCATGATCGTGGTCGCCCTCGTCCCGCCGCTCTTCCGCAAGCTCATGGACAAGCGGGTCGTGGCCCACTACGGCGGCGACCTCCGCCTCGCCAACGTGCACCCGGCCAAGCGCGAGAAGCTCCTGCGCCGGTACCCGGTGCCGGTCGCGACCGCGGTCGAGGACCTGCACGAGGACAGCTCGGCCCACACCTTCACCAACGAGGTCCTCGCGGCGCGCTGCCCCGGCTGCAGCTACACCTACGAGGTCGCCGCGGGCAACGAGCTCGAAGGCTTCGCGGCGGGCACCGCCTGGGCCGACATCCCCGACACCTGGTGCTGCCCGGACTGCGGCGTGCGCGAGAAGGTCGACTTCGTCCCGGTCGAGACGGCGGGGGTGTGA
- a CDS encoding YncE family protein encodes MRRPSRVATALAVVGLSLAPLSASGPAAGATSMRSVMFVGNNWAGTASMVDAGSLQTLRSGINLVPDKAQELADIYLNPVKLAEFLLIRTGPGEGHDQFVDDMFTTPDGKYLAVSRPSFADVVWIDIAKAIAKAPGAIVHEEQMDGFRTDHMGLSPDGQRLLVSDSTSHTVHEYSMVNQTLPDGTKVTMGQRLRTFESGETPHESNYSADGSRIFHASIGRVYTPGDDLYAGAVKIGPLNDAVKGDRWFEIVRNADFAVTQRWDMGKELAEAGHPGMSSAVRPMAIAPGERFVYFQVSYFHGLVEFDTQAPDLNGTVDYQAGTVAEPRTGAVTRVIDLPNRVPTMPLEDYVNDSAHHGLSIDTTGRTLCAAGTMDDYVALVDRSSGTYRLYDTATTGHAYAKPYWTTEGPGNRCWISLSEADSVAVIDFATGKELAYFPVGDHPQRIRHGWVLESIASS; translated from the coding sequence ATGCGTCGTCCGTCCCGTGTCGCCACCGCCCTGGCCGTGGTCGGCCTCTCGCTGGCCCCGCTGTCGGCTTCCGGTCCGGCAGCGGGAGCGACCTCGATGCGCAGCGTGATGTTCGTCGGCAACAACTGGGCGGGCACGGCATCGATGGTCGACGCCGGCTCGCTGCAGACGCTGCGGTCCGGCATCAACCTGGTGCCGGACAAGGCGCAGGAGCTCGCGGACATCTACCTGAACCCGGTCAAGCTGGCCGAGTTCCTGCTCATCCGCACCGGTCCCGGCGAGGGCCATGACCAGTTCGTCGACGACATGTTCACCACGCCCGACGGGAAGTACCTCGCGGTCTCCCGCCCGAGCTTCGCCGACGTGGTCTGGATCGACATCGCGAAGGCGATCGCGAAGGCTCCGGGTGCGATCGTGCACGAGGAGCAGATGGACGGCTTCCGCACCGACCACATGGGTCTCTCGCCCGACGGCCAGCGCCTGCTCGTGTCGGACTCGACCTCACACACGGTGCACGAGTACTCGATGGTGAACCAGACGCTGCCCGACGGCACGAAGGTCACCATGGGCCAGCGGCTGCGTACCTTCGAGTCCGGCGAGACGCCGCACGAGAGCAACTACTCCGCGGACGGGTCGCGGATCTTCCACGCCTCCATCGGCCGGGTCTACACCCCGGGCGACGACCTCTACGCCGGTGCGGTCAAGATCGGGCCGCTCAACGACGCGGTCAAGGGTGACCGCTGGTTCGAGATCGTCCGCAACGCCGACTTCGCGGTGACCCAGCGCTGGGACATGGGCAAGGAGCTCGCCGAGGCGGGCCATCCGGGGATGAGCTCGGCGGTGCGTCCGATGGCGATCGCGCCGGGGGAGCGGTTCGTCTACTTCCAGGTCTCCTACTTCCACGGGCTGGTCGAGTTCGACACCCAGGCCCCCGACCTCAATGGCACGGTCGACTACCAGGCCGGCACGGTCGCGGAGCCGCGCACCGGGGCCGTCACACGCGTGATCGACCTGCCCAACCGGGTGCCGACGATGCCGCTGGAGGACTACGTCAACGACTCCGCCCACCACGGCCTCTCGATCGACACCACCGGCCGGACACTGTGCGCGGCCGGCACGATGGACGACTACGTCGCGCTCGTGGACCGCTCGAGCGGCACGTACCGGCTCTACGACACCGCGACGACCGGGCACGCCTACGCCAAGCCCTACTGGACCACCGAGGGCCCGGGAAACCGGTGCTGGATCTCCCTGAGCGAGGCCGACTCCGTCGCAGTGATCGACTTCGCCACCGGCAAGGAGCTGGCCTACTTCCCGGTCGGCGACCACCCGCAGCGGATCCGCCACGGCTGGGTGCTGGAGTCGATCGCGTCGTCCTGA
- a CDS encoding amino acid deaminase/aldolase — protein MTPSPTAGFDLTALAPTPTDFAALDEATAHLDAPFAVVDLGAFAANARSLVARAAGKPVRVASKSVRCRSLTAAVLATEGFSGILALTLAEALWLAEEHDDVVVGYPTADRRALQQLASSPRLLDRVTLMVDDVAQLDLVERAVPAGHQPIRVCLDLDASLRLLDGRIHLGVRRSPVHSVGQAVALARTVAARPAFRLVGLMAYEGQVAGLGDNAGSLAHRLQIRAIQAASIAELARRRAAVVAAVREVVDLEFVNGGGTGSIESTVAEDAVTEVAAGSGLYAPTLFDGYQRFRPHPAAYFVTSVVRRPVAGIATVAGGGWVASGVPATDRLPRPVWPEGLRLTPLEGAGEAQTPLAGAADLAVGDRVWFRHAKAGELCERVNELHLVHDGVLVGTVPTYRGEGRAFL, from the coding sequence ATGACCCCGTCCCCGACCGCCGGCTTCGACCTGACAGCGCTCGCGCCGACGCCGACGGACTTCGCGGCGCTCGACGAGGCAACCGCCCACCTCGACGCCCCCTTCGCGGTGGTCGACCTCGGTGCCTTCGCCGCCAACGCACGCTCGCTCGTCGCCCGCGCCGCGGGGAAGCCGGTGCGGGTCGCGTCCAAGTCCGTGCGCTGCCGGTCGCTCACCGCCGCGGTGCTCGCGACCGAGGGATTCAGCGGCATCCTCGCGCTGACCCTGGCCGAAGCGCTCTGGCTGGCCGAGGAGCATGACGACGTCGTGGTCGGCTACCCGACCGCCGACCGGAGGGCGCTGCAGCAGCTCGCGTCCAGCCCACGGCTGCTGGACCGGGTCACGCTCATGGTGGACGACGTCGCGCAGCTCGACCTGGTGGAGCGGGCCGTGCCGGCGGGGCACCAGCCGATCCGGGTCTGCCTCGACCTGGACGCGTCCCTGCGGCTGCTCGACGGCCGGATCCACCTCGGCGTACGACGGTCACCGGTGCACTCGGTCGGCCAGGCGGTCGCACTTGCCCGCACGGTGGCCGCGCGGCCGGCGTTCCGCCTCGTCGGACTGATGGCCTACGAGGGCCAGGTCGCCGGCCTCGGCGACAACGCGGGGTCGCTCGCGCACCGGCTCCAGATCCGGGCGATCCAGGCTGCCTCGATCGCCGAGCTCGCCCGGCGCCGGGCTGCGGTCGTCGCGGCCGTGCGCGAGGTCGTGGACCTCGAGTTCGTCAATGGCGGCGGCACGGGGAGCATCGAGTCCACCGTCGCGGAGGACGCCGTCACCGAGGTCGCGGCCGGGTCGGGCCTCTACGCACCGACGCTCTTCGACGGCTACCAGCGCTTCCGGCCGCACCCCGCGGCGTACTTCGTCACCTCGGTCGTGCGCCGGCCCGTCGCCGGCATCGCGACGGTCGCCGGCGGTGGCTGGGTCGCCAGCGGTGTGCCGGCCACGGACCGGCTGCCCCGACCGGTCTGGCCCGAGGGCCTGAGGCTGACGCCACTCGAGGGTGCGGGGGAGGCGCAGACGCCGCTCGCGGGAGCGGCCGACCTCGCCGTGGGCGACCGCGTGTGGTTCCGGCACGCCAAGGCCGGCGAGCTGTGCGAGCGCGTCAACGAGCTGCACCTGGTCCACGACGGCGTCCTCGTCGGGACCGTCCCCACCTACCGCGGCGAGGGCCGCGCGTTCCTGTGA